From the genome of Brevibacterium sp. JSBI002, one region includes:
- a CDS encoding response regulator transcription factor has translation MHIVLVEDDEVIRETTQIGLERFDYTVSAFADGREGYEFVSANGADVLLLDLMLPTMNGASICRAVRERSTIPIIIISARSDAIDIVQALEAGADDYLTKPFDMQVLNARIRAVVRRFITTGTDRFGYSPAPETDEHHETVIGPGGMVTGDGIPEVLGASPGMDTRDRLRAQLESDDTYLGAGGKFTTAPEADDDEEAIGGTGVPPRPNGSPTVAQESSGSDGGLGPFRTRLGSLVLDTGRLTVEVDGEEVHLTPTELRVLLLLTEQPEHVYSREKIAFTVWGYEWAGDSRVVDVHIQRLRKKIGANMIETVRGFGYRFAG, from the coding sequence ATGCACATAGTTCTGGTCGAGGATGACGAGGTCATCCGCGAAACGACGCAGATCGGACTCGAACGCTTCGATTACACGGTCTCGGCATTTGCCGACGGCCGCGAGGGGTACGAGTTCGTCTCCGCCAACGGCGCCGACGTCCTGCTTCTGGATCTCATGCTGCCGACGATGAACGGTGCGTCCATCTGCCGTGCTGTGCGCGAGCGTTCGACGATCCCGATCATCATCATCTCCGCCCGTTCCGATGCCATCGACATCGTCCAGGCGCTCGAGGCCGGAGCCGACGACTACCTCACCAAACCCTTCGACATGCAGGTGCTCAACGCCCGCATCCGCGCGGTCGTCCGCCGATTCATCACCACCGGCACCGACCGGTTCGGCTATTCCCCCGCCCCCGAGACGGACGAGCATCACGAAACCGTCATCGGTCCCGGCGGCATGGTCACCGGCGACGGCATCCCCGAGGTCCTCGGCGCCAGCCCCGGAATGGACACCCGGGATCGACTGCGAGCGCAGCTCGAATCCGATGACACCTACCTCGGTGCCGGTGGGAAATTCACCACCGCCCCCGAGGCGGATGACGACGAAGAGGCGATCGGCGGCACCGGGGTTCCACCCCGCCCCAACGGCTCGCCCACAGTGGCCCAGGAGTCGTCCGGCTCCGACGGCGGGCTGGGTCCGTTCCGCACACGACTGGGATCCCTCGTCCTCGACACCGGTCGGCTGACCGTCGAGGTCGACGGGGAGGAAGTCCACCTCACCCCGACCGAGCTGCGCGTCCTCCTGCTGCTGACCGAGCAGCCCGAACACGTGTACTCCCGGGAGAAGATCGCGTTCACGGTATGGGGATACGAATGGGCCGGTGACTCCCGCGTCGTCGACGTTCACATCCAGCGCCTGCGGAAGAAGATCGGGGCGAACATGATCGAAACCGTTCGCGGATTCGGTTACCGCTTCGCAGGCTGA